A segment of the Leptospira congkakensis genome:
GGGACTGGAACGACGCTTGCGTAAGCAAGAGGAGTGCCAGAAGCCTATGTGTCGGAGACCGAGCGAGGGCGCAAGTCCCGAAGCGAAGCGGTTAGTCGCTGTTATGCGACGTTTAATCGCAATCGTTTTTATCACAAATATCCTCGCAAGTTGTCTTTGCCGAATTTAATTCAAAAATTCTCTGAGTATTAGCGTCGATAGAGAATGTGTTTTTTATATTGTTTTTCGCAATTTGTTCATTGTAAATAATAAACATATCTGTACCAATATGCTCTTTATTTTTACAGAATATGCCTCCTCCAACTTGGGTTGCGTTAAATTCCACTGGTGTAGGAGATAGAAAAGTTTTAATATCAATTATCTTTACCACGTGGAAATTTCTGCGTTCTCCACAGTAGTAAGCAGTCTTGGTTAATGCATAAGAATAGAATTTATCTTCTTTAATTAAAATACCCCATAAATTATCTCCTAAACCATATCTATATAAAATGTTATCTCCATAACTATTAATGAGCGATTCTTTTTTTGGAAGCTTATTCGATTTGTTAATTATTGGAATTTTAGAACAATGCTCAGCTATAGGTATAACGTCGCTAGAAAAAACGAAACCGTTTACATTTTTGTAAGATATGTTAATCCAGTTACCCAGTTTATTGAATTTTCTATCCTTTGTTTCTGTTGCCGAAAGAAAATATATAGGATTTTCGTTTTTAAATTCAGGTTTTATCTTCCACAACCAATTATTTTCGTATTCATTTACTTTAAATAGAACTGTCGACTTAAAATCAGGTTTTTCATAGATAAGTATACCGCCATACTTGGCAGCAAGTACTTTCGAATAAGTAAAATCAAATTGTTCTAAATAAGATAGTTTGATATGGGCATTATCCATAGCTATTTGTTTTTTAGTTTTTGCGGACACCCAGTGAATAGCCGATGGTTGGTAGATTAAATACATTTCTACATTATCAATTGATGGGTATCCTCCTATAATTTCAAAAAGCTCGCCTTTTCGAAGTAAATATTTTGTATCTTTAAAATTATTATTTTCGAAATTTTTTAATTCCATGTCATTTTCATCTATAGATATCCATAAATCATTTGTGGAAATTAAATATTTTCTTAAACTAGGATCAACAATGCTTGTATATTTATTAGATTCTCTACTAAAAGTTAAAAAATTTGGTAATCGATTTAAATCCCTACAATTAATAATAAATATAAAGAAAATGAGTGGAGAGATAATTTTTCTTTTTATAGCTAACATATGTTTAAACATCCTCTTGGAAAATATTTTAAATGTCGCATAACGAACTAGTGTTAACGAAGTTTCCCGCCCTGAGCCTGCGTAGTAGGCGTTAGGGTAGCGGGAAATTTGCCGAAGGCCGAACGAGGGCCTGTCCCGAAGTGAAGCGTTAAGACGCTGTTAGTTGCAGTATGCCTTGCGAGTAAAAAAGTGTAGATAAAATGGAACTGGAAGTCCCACCAGAATTCTTCAACAGACGAAGCAAAGTAAATCAAAGAAAGACTTTAATCAACAAGCGTTAAGAGTTAGATATACTGTTAGTCCAGACTTCCGTATAAATAAAAAAGTAAAATAAAGAAACATGACGAGAACGAAATTTAGCATATTGCAACTAACGAATTAGCGGAGACGACGTTCCCCGACCCTGAGTCCCAACGGGACGTTAGGGACTGGTCACGTAGCTTGCGGATGCAAGCGAGTGCCAGGAGGGGAATGTGGCACAGCCCAAGCGAGGCCGTAAGTGCCGAAGCGCAGCGTTTCCGCGCTGTTATACGACGTTATGTATTATTACTATTGAGTAAATCGTTTGCAAATAGGCCTACAGTGCAATAATGAATAAATGAAAGTATGAAAGAGATTCCCTGTACCCAATAAATTGAATTGTCAACGTATCTATTTATATGAATTTTACTATAAAATATTAAGGAAGGTGTAATTCCCAAGGCTATTACAATAGAAACATACAATGACACATTCATCCAGTTTTTAGTATCACTGGATTTGATTAAACCTGATACAGTTTTTACTAAGCCTTGTCCCCAACAAACAATTGAAACTAATCCTAAATCTCTAGATGTGATAACAGAAATGAAATTTTCAGATGTAAGATCAAGAATTATTAGGACAAAAAGAGGTAGAAGTAAAAAAATTACTTCTGAAACAATTATTGGAATAGTTACAAATTTATCTGAATCTTTATCTTCCATATAATTCTTCATTTTCTCCATTTCTTGGTATAAATTCTTCGAATTTCATTAAATAGATTTCATTTGAAAGCGGTCTGTCTTTTTCGTCTAAGTGAGTAATATACTTAAATCTGGCTCTTACGCGAGTGCCTGCTATAATTGGAATTGCTCCGGATTGAACTTTCAAAAGCCACTCTTCATCCATTATTTTTACATTGATTATATGTTTTTTGTCTTGGAATTCCCACATAGATATCCCGAGGAGATCTGGTTTTTTTAGAGGATAAACATTGCTTTGCTCGTTTTCGATAGTTCTAACCGTCATATCTTTTCGAATTAACTCTTTAGATATAATTCTATCTTTATCGACTAATATTTGCGTATCGTTACCAATATAAAAACGATCGTGAACATCGAGACTATTAATAGCTTGATTTAATTCTATTAGCATAGGTATTATATCATTTGCTACTGGCGGTATATATAAATTTCCGTTTTTTAAACCTGCATTTTCTGCAGATCTTTCAATATTTTTTGCTAATTCATTAATTGTTTTGGAACTATTAATTTCTTTACTTTCGTTTAGAGTGTTTGCTGCATGAGTATGGACTTCTGTTAAATATTGATTTAATTGTTCGTTTTCTATTTTTGATGAACTTAATTTAGAATTTTTTGATTCCATAAAGAAAGCTCTTATAAAGCTTTTCAAAGAAGAAATTTGGATTTCTTCAAGATATTGTTCAATCTCTAAATCATGAAAAATAAGATTGCTAACATACTTGTCATAATTAGCGAATGAATCTATTGACATCGCCATTGATTTAAAGATTCTGCTGGCGCCTTTTATGTTTTTATCGTATTCTATTTTAATTGGATAAATAATTTCCATTTTATTCTTAAACTCTTGTTGATTTTACATAATGGCGTATAACGAACTAGTGTTCCCGAAGTTCCCTGTAGCCGAGCCTCCGTAGGAGGTGTTGGCGTCGGCGCGACTTCTTGCTGGGCAAGAAGCGTGCCGGAAGGGAATTTGCCGCAGGCCGAGTGAGGCCTTGTGCCGAAACGTAGCGGGAAGACGCTGTTATGCGCTGGTCCCTAGTTATCCAATTTGATGTATTCTCCAAAAACCCAACCTTCTTTTTGGTCAGAATTTTTTAATAAACATCCATTATATGAATCAGAGATAGGAAAAATCAAATACCAGAAATTTTTCTTATCACCAATATAATCCTCATTTTTTGTTTTAGCAATAACCGTAATTGTGTAATTTTTTGGTATAAACGAAATTTCCTTATTACTTATACTTTCATCATCCAAGTGACTAAAAAAGCATTCAAATGATTTTGAATCTTTCGAAGGTTTTTCTCTCATTTTTAGATTAGAAGTAACTGTAGCATTTTTTAAACCTTGAGTAATAACTTGAATTCCTTTGAAATTTTTAATTAATCCTTCATTTACCTTT
Coding sequences within it:
- a CDS encoding SH3 domain-containing protein: MENSKALYFLNGEGDGCDGFTASFTYSENIYNFFNVNSNCKNKKLKDFKCFTKIDEESIKYQEYLLCDNKLVLYNKSKKVNEGLIKNFKGIQVITQGLKNATVTSNLKMREKPSKDSKSFECFFSHLDDESISNKEISFIPKNYTITVIAKTKNEDYIGDKKNFWYLIFPISDSYNGCLLKNSDQKEGWVFGEYIKLDN